A single Lactuca sativa cultivar Salinas chromosome 8, Lsat_Salinas_v11, whole genome shotgun sequence DNA region contains:
- the LOC128127727 gene encoding binding partner of ACD11 1-like translates to MEGMASIALLLDGSHTEVRTVKVINVSLSASEQDIKEFFSFSGDIEYIEMKSENERAQNAFVTFKEPQGAETAVLLSGATIVDQSVTIVLAPEYTLPPFTTTLSDQQNTATGGQGVGGAESAVQKAEDVVSSMLAKGFILGKDAVNKAKLFDEKVQFTSIAAAKAATIDQKIGLTEKINLGTTLVNEKVKVMDQKFQVSEKTKTAFATAEQTVSVAGSALMKNRYVLTGTAWVAGAFSRVTKAAGEVGQKTMEKVAVEEQAAGTGTTRTTHQEPPPTATHPATS, encoded by the exons ATGGAAGGAATGGCATCAATAGCGTTGTTACTAGATGGCAGCCATACGGAG GTAAGAACTGTGAAGGTTATCAATGTTTCCTTAAGTGCTTCCGAGCAAGACATCAAGGAATTCTTTTCGTTTTCTGGTGATATTGAATATATTGAGATGAAAAG TGAGAATGAGCGAGCTCAAAATGCATTCGTCACTTTCAAGGAGCCTCAAGGTGCAGAGACTGCAGTTCTACTCTCG GGAGCAACTATAGTTGACCAATCTGTTACCATTGTTCTTGCACCAGAGTACACTCTCCCTCCTTTTACAACTACACTTTCAGATCAACAAAACACC GCAACAGGGGGGCAAGGTGTGGGAGGTGCTGAATCTGCTGTTCAAAAAGCAGAAGATGTCGTGAGCAGTATGTTGGCAAAAGGTTTCATACTGGGAAAAGATGCAGTAAACAAAGCCAAATTGTTTGATGAGAAAGTCCAGTTTACATCAATAGCTGCAGCAAAAGCAGCTACAATAGACCAGAAGATTGGTCTAACTGAGAAAATCAACTTGGGGACAACATTAGTGAATGAGAAAGTGAAAGTGATGGATCAGAAGTTTCAGGTGTCTGAAAAGACAAAAACGGCCTTTGCGACTGCAGAGCAGACTGTAAGTGTTGCGGGATCTGCCCTTATGAAGAACCGGTATGTGCTGACTGGGACCGCCTGGGTCGCCGGAGCTTTCAGCAGGGTGACGAAAGCCGCCGGAGAAGTGGGACAGAAGACCATGGAGAAGGTGGCGGTGGAAGAACAGGCGGCTGGAACGGGAACCACCAGGACTACTCATCAAGAACCACCGCCTACTGCTACACACCCTGCTACTAGTTGA
- the LOC128127728 gene encoding triosephosphate isomerase, cytosolic-like: protein MSPTEVVVSPPFVFLTSAKSELRPEIQVAAQNCWVKKGGAFTGEVSAEMLANLGVPWVILGHSERRALLNETNEFVGDKVAYALSQGLKVIACVGETLEQREAGTTMEVVAAQTKAIAGNYFKTKLASTVCQKSKILFYL, encoded by the exons ATGTCTCCTACAG AGGTGGTGGTGAGCCCTCCTTTTGTGTTTCTTACCTCTGCTAAAAGTGAATTGAGGCCTGAAATCCAAGTTGCAGCTCAAAATTGTTGGGTTAAGAAGGGTGGTGCATTCACCGGTGAGGTTAG TGCTGAGATGCTTGCCAATTTGGGTGTCCCTTGGGTCATCCTAGGTCACTCTGAAAGGAGAGCCCTATTGAATGAAACTAATGAG TTTGTTGGAGACAAGGTTGCATACGCACTATCTCAAGGTTTGAAGGTTATTGCTTGTGTTGGGGAGACTCTTGAGCAACGAGAAGCTGGAACCACCATGGAAGTTGTTGCTGCACAAACCAAAGCAATTGCTGgtaattattttaaaactaaACTTGCTTCTACTGTatgtcaaaaatcaaaaatcttgTTTTATCTTTGA
- the LOC111902616 gene encoding uncharacterized protein LOC111902616, which translates to MESREEQPSQAQSQAQSHSSVQSNVRTKTDIAWEHVTQVVDEKGKKAWICNFCQKVIGGGGINRVKKHLAGIKGEVVACPKVSPEVRFTMQGKLKETAQKEKEKRTTSVTILDDDEEMEEIEMSTVKKGKRKSTSNLHPFFTKGINDPSQPTIKSAMQSKAKIHDVDLAIAMWFYDACIPMNACNSPFFQLMVDKIASIGYGYKAPNYHALRVNLLTDAKKRKNVVQMVTDNAANYKLAGTKLCERYPSITWSPCAAHCLNLVLKDLSELDNVKSLVNLASRVTIFVYNHKWPLNWLRKRPGWKEIIRPGATRFGTVFIALQSLYDHKEDLQAMVISNEFKKMLKVGNAVECKQIVLNEIFWKNCLITVKVMTPLLKLLRLCDSDEKPAIGYVYEGMRRARRGIKELFKKKKELYRPYTNIIDSRWDRMLRKSIYCAAYWLNPVFQYDHANLCKKNEVFQGVLEMVEKTFKGDDVLNITLNLGRFRDAEGTFGRSSAVASRNLTRPDEWWKLFGGDIPVLQKFAIRILSQMASSSGCERNWSVFERIHTKRRNRLEHQRLNDLVFVHYNLRLQNRSYDPVDYENIDKTGFWVVEEEREGELNYDDLENMLDEQEHEPASESQGDHVDHEVDSEFQLLSDREIDAYNTPISQDP; encoded by the exons ATGGAATCAAGGGAAGAACAACCATCGCAAGCACAATCTCAAGCTCAATCCCATTCTTCGGTTCAATCAAATGTACGAACAAAGACGGATATAGCATGGGAACATGTTACTCAAGTCGTTGATGAGAAGGGGAAAAAGGCATGGATATGTAACTTTTGTCAAAAAGTTATAGGTGGTGGTGGAATAAACAGGGTTAAGAAACATCTTGCTGGTATTAAAGGTGAGGTAGTAGCATGCCCAAAAGTTAGTCCAGAAGTGCGGTTTACAATGCAAGGAAAGTTGAAAGAGACTgcccaaaaagaaaaagaaaaacgcACCACTAGTGTTACTATCTTggatgatgatgaagagatggAGGAAATAGAAATGTCAACTGTGAAAAAGGGTAAAAGGAAATCTACTTCAAACTTGCATCCATTTTTTACAAAAGGTATAAATGATCCTTCCCAACCCACTATTAAATCTGCAATGCAAAGTAAGGCAAAAATACATGATGTGGATTTAGCTATTGCTATGTGGTTTTATGATGCATGTATACCTATGAATGCTTGCAACTCTCCTTTTTTTCAACTTATGGTAGATAAAATAGCAAGTATTGGTTATGGGTACAAAGCACCTAATTATCATGCTCTGAGGGTTAATTTATTGACAGATGCAAAAAA GAGAAAAAATGTGGTTCAAATGGTAACTGATAATGCTGCTAATTACAAGCTTGCTGGTACTAAGTTATGTGAAAGATATCCTTCTATTACTTGGTCTCCATGTGCAGCGCATTGTCTTAATCTTGTATTAAAGGATCTTTCAGAATTGGATAATGTGAAAAGTTTGGTCAATCTTGCATCGAGGGTTACTATTTTTGTTTATAATCATAAGTGGCCGTTGAATTGGTTAAGAAAAAGACCCGGTTGGAAAGAAATTATCCGTCCAGGTGCTACTCGGTTTGGTACCGTGTTCATAGCATTGCAAAGTTTGTATGACCATAAAGAAGATTTACAAGCAATGGTCATATCTAATGAGTTTAAGAAGATGTTGAAAGTGGGAAATGCGGTTGAATGTAAACAGATTGTCTTGAATGAAATCTTTTGGAAGAATTGTTTGATTACAGTGAAAGTAATGACTCCTTTGTTAAAGCTTTTGCGGTTGTGTGATTCGGATGAAAAACCTGCAATTGGTTATGTTTACGAGGGAATGCGTCGGGCAAGAAGAGGGATTAAGGAATtgtttaagaagaagaaggaattaTATAGGCCTTACACTAACATAATTGATAGCCGTTGGGATAGGATGTTAAGAAAAAGTATTTATTGTGCGGCTTATTGGTTGAATCCTGTTTTCCAATATGATCATGCAAATCTTTGTAAGAAGAATGAGGTGTTTCAAGGCGTTCTTGAAATGGTTGAGAAGACTTTTAAAGGTGATGACGTGTTAAATATTACCTTGAATTTAGGGAGGTTTCGTGATGCTGAAGGTACCTTTGGTAGATCTAGTGCCGTTGCTTCTCGTAATCTTACTCGTCCAG ATGAGTGGTGGAAGTTATTTGGCGGAGATATTCCGGTTTTGCAAAAGTTTGCTATTAGAATATTAAGTCAAATGGCATCTTCTTCCGGTTGCGAACGTAACTGGAGTGTATTTGAAAGGATTCACACGAAACGGAGGAATAGATTGGAACATCAAAGGCTAAATGATCTTGTATTTGTTCATTACAACTTGCGTTTACAAAATAG GTCTTACGATCCTGTTGACTATGAAAATATTGATAAGACGGGATTTTGGGTGGTTGAAGAAGAGCGGGAAGGAGAACTTAATTATGATGATTTGGAAAATATGCTTGATGAGCAAGAGCATGAACCGGCTTCTGAATCACAAGGTGACCATGTTGATCATGAAGTTGATAGTGAATTTCAGTTACTAAGTGACCGCGAGATCGATGCTTATAATACTCCAATTTCTCAAGATCCATGA
- the LOC111902615 gene encoding disease resistance protein Roq1-like: MIGIWGVGGGGKTTLASSVYDIISSKFDDFCFVENLRKESSKYCLVNLQEKVLSSVLKEKQVCVILGRSCYRYRTVLIVLDDANHLDQLNVFAGSQDWFGEGSRIITSRDEHSFIEHRVDVIHKIVLIDNDEVIQLFRMHGLKPIEKRLLVRDERAMVLVAVWIFHRVRSINMWTQKALIIIWDGKFDMHDLTNFMGRYTDRGMLVQEK; this comes from the coding sequence ATGATTGGAATATGGGGTGTTGGGGGTGGTGGTAAGACTACTCTTGCATCCTCTGTTTATGATATAATCTCTAGCAAGTTTGATGATTTCTGCTTTGTAGAAAATTTGCGGAAGGAATCAAGTAAGTATTGTTTGGTTAATTTGCAAGAAAAAGTTCTTTCTAGTGTTTTGAAAGAAAAGCAAGTGTGTGTGATACTGGGTAGGTCATGCTACAGATACAGAACCGTCTTAATTGTTCTTGATGATGCCAATCATCTTGACCAACTAAATGTGTTCGCTGGATCACAAGATTGGTTTGGTGAAGGAAGCCGAATAATCACATCTAGAGATGAACATTCTTTTATTGAACACAGAGTAGATGTGATACATAAAATTGTTTTAATAGACAATGATGAGGTTATTCAGCTTTTTCGCATGCATGGACTTAAGCCCATTGAGAAAAGGTTGCTCGTTAGAGATGAAAGGGCAATGGTGTTGGTTGCAGTTTGGATTTTTCACCGTGTTAGAAGCATAAATATGTGGACACAAAAGGCTCTCATAATTATTTGGGATGGAAAGTTTGATATGCATGATTTGACAAATTTCATGGGACGCTATACTGATAGAGGGATGTTGGTTCAAGAAAAATGA